Within Schumannella luteola, the genomic segment GCAGGTGGGTGTGCGCGAGCGCGGCGGCGAGGCGCTCGCCGGTCGCGGCGGCCAGCGGGGCCGAGGGCGCCCAGTGCAGGCCGTCGACGTTCTCGACCGAGAGCGGGCCCGCGGGGAAGTCGCCGTAGGGGCCGACCGTGGTGGCATCCTCGAGCGCGACATCGAGAGCTGTCGCGAGGGCGGCGCCGTCGAGGGCGCTCGTGCCGGCTGGCTCCGCCGCGAGCAGCTCGCGGTAGTAGCCGGCGGTGGGGCTCTGCGTGAGCGCGACGGCCCAGTAGGCGACGGCGCGGCGCTCGAGCTGCGACACCTGCGTGAGGTCCTCGGAGTCGAAGAGCGCGTCGTAGCTGGCCTGGGCGTTGGCCTTCGCGTCGGGACGCTGACGGCGCACGGCGTCGAGGCTGTCGCCCTCGCTCACGCCGACCAGGCGGTCGATGACATCGGCGGTCATGGGGTCCTCTCGAGGGGTTCGGTCGGATGGATGGGGAAGCGGGAAGTCAGGCGCCCGGCGCCCAGCCCAGCGCCGGCGCGACGCGCTCGGCGATCAGCTCGAGCGAGCGCAGCACGACCGCGTGCGGCGGGTCGACCGGATGCGGCTGGAACACGACGTCGCTCGCGAGCGGCACGATCGGATCGGCGCCGAGCGAGTCGATGACCTGCTCGGGCGTGCCGATGTGCAGGTCGAGGTAGGCGGCCGCCTCCTCGTCGGAGACGCCGGACGGCAGCGTGACGCCGAGCTTCTCGATCTGCGGCACGGAGGCGGCGAT encodes:
- a CDS encoding CMD domain protein codes for the protein MTADVIDRLVGVSEGDSLDAVRRQRPDAKANAQASYDALFDSEDLTQVSQLERRAVAYWAVALTQSPTAGYYRELLAAEPAGTSALDGAALATALDVALEDATTVGPYGDFPAGPLSVENVDGLHWAPSAPLAAATGERLAAALAHTHLLTYRPRDASQDALQALLDAGWSTTGIVTLSQLVSFLAFQSRVVAGLTVLKGAL